Within the uncultured Draconibacterium sp. genome, the region ACAGTTGACAAATTAGATAGCAATAATATACCAAAACATATTGCCATTATTATGGATGGCAACGGAAGGTGGGCTGCTAAACATGGCAAACCCCGCGTTATGGGACACGAAAACGGCGTTGAGTCTGTTCGTTCTGTAGTTGAGGGAGCCGGCGAAATTGGCGTAAACCACCTTACTCTTTATGCATTTTCCACCGAAAACTGGGATCGCCCAAAAGAAGAAGTTGACGCACTTATGGCACTTCTGGTACATGCCATTGAAGCCGAAACACAGGAGCTAAACAAAAACAATGTAAGGCTAAGCGTTATCGGATGTGTTAATGAAATGCCCGAAAATGTACAGGCAAAACTTCAGGGCTGTGTTGATGCATTAAAAGATAATACCGGGTTAAACCTGGTGTTGGCTTTAAGTTACAGCGGACGATGGGATGTGCTTAATGCCGTAAAAAATCTGGCCAACGATTTGGCCCAAAACAAGATTTCACAAGAAAAAATAAATAACGAACTGTTCCAAAATTATTTGTCTACCTCAGAATTACCTGATCCGGAGCTGATGATAAGAACCAGCGGCGAATATCGGATTAGTAATTTTTTGTTGTGGCAGATAGCTTACTCTGAATTGTATTTTACAAATAAATTATGGCCTGATTTTAGAAAAGACGATTTATTTGAAGCCATTATTGATTATCAGAACAGAGAGAGAAGATTTGGAAAAACAAGTGAACAGTTAACGAGCTAATTTTATGACTAGAATCAAAAGACCATTAGTCGCCTTTTTATTCCTTTTTGTAGCGTTTGTGCCACAGCTTTTTGCACAAGAAGCTGATAGTACAAACTTTTCAATCTACTATTCAAGCGCACGACAGTATACAATTGCCGATGTGCAGGTTTCAGGAATTCGCTATCTGGATAAAAATGTACTTATTCAGTTATCGGGTTTAAAAGTAGGCGATGAAATAATGGTGCCGGGAGATGCAATAACTCTTGCGATAAAAAAACTCTGGCAACAAGGCCTGTTCTCCGATGTAAAAATACAGGCAACTAAAATTATCGGAAGTCAGATTTGGTTGGATATTTACCTGCAGGAACGACCTCGTTTGGGAGATGTAAATTTTTATGGTGTTTCAAAGTCAGAAAAGGACGATATCACCGAAAAGGTTTTACTCTTGCGCGGTAGTCAGATCACTGACCATCAGGTAAACAGCGCCGAACGAACAATTATGAACCTTTTCCACGGAAAAGGATTCCTTAACACAGAGGTTAACATTGTTCAGCGCGACGATACCACTCAAAACAACAGCGTAATCCTGGATATTTACGTCGACAAAAAAGAAAAGGTAAAGGTTAATAATATCGATATTATTGGCAACGAGGCACTTTCGGATGTTACATTGGAACGCTCCATGAAAAAGACAAACGAAAAGTCGTTGCGAAATTTCTTTAAAACCAAAAAATTCCTTCAGGAAGAATACGATAAAGATCAGGCGAACCTAATAGATAAATACAACGAAAAAGGGTACCGCGATGCCATTATCGTAGAAGATTCGGTTTACCAGGTAGAAGTGGGGCGAAAAAACAAACCCCGGGTTAATATCGATCTAAACGTTGAAGAAGGTGATAAATACTACTTTGGCGATATTCGCTGGGTAGGTAACACTGTTTATCCTTCCGATTATCTCGATTTGCGTTTGGGGATTAAAAAAGGAGACGTATTTAACCAAAAAATATTGGATAAGCGCTTGTTTGACAACGAAGAAGGTTTGAATAATGTTTATCTCGACAGAGGTTACTTATTCTTTAACCTCGATCCGATTGAGGTTAATATTGACGGGGATACCATTAATTACGAAATGCGTATTTACGAAGGAAAACAGGCAACTATTAACGAGGTGCGAATTGTTGGTAACACCAAAACGCACGAACACGTTGCCCGAAGGGAGTTGCGTACTTATCCGGGCGATCTTTTCAGTAAGACACTGCTGATGCGTTCATACAGGGAATTGGCCCAGCTCGGACACTTCGATCCGGAATCGATTAACCCTGATGTTCAG harbors:
- a CDS encoding isoprenyl transferase, whose amino-acid sequence is MKTVDKLDSNNIPKHIAIIMDGNGRWAAKHGKPRVMGHENGVESVRSVVEGAGEIGVNHLTLYAFSTENWDRPKEEVDALMALLVHAIEAETQELNKNNVRLSVIGCVNEMPENVQAKLQGCVDALKDNTGLNLVLALSYSGRWDVLNAVKNLANDLAQNKISQEKINNELFQNYLSTSELPDPELMIRTSGEYRISNFLLWQIAYSELYFTNKLWPDFRKDDLFEAIIDYQNRERRFGKTSEQLTS